The following are encoded in a window of Alosa sapidissima isolate fAloSap1 chromosome 10, fAloSap1.pri, whole genome shotgun sequence genomic DNA:
- the LOC121720251 gene encoding apolipoprotein A-I-like, which produces MKVLVVLALAVLTGCNANLFYADEPKPQLEQLTDAFWNYVAQATRTAEDTIQMIRKSQLGEEVSTRLTESADVASQYAVTLQKQMTPLAQELMTKITQEAEVLRERLEQDLTTVKGKLEPYTEDMRAQVLQRVEELKAAVAPYAQSESLKTTLLQKSEELKGSLEQSVKELQSQLGPYTEELRQKVDQHLQDFQTNVAPLAADLQTQLAQRAQMVQQNLAPYAEDLKGKLDPYAQNLRAQLTSLYESFTKSS; this is translated from the exons ATGAAGGTCCTAGTTGTGCTTGCTTTGGCTGTTTTAACTG GTTGCAATGCCAACCTCTTCTATGCTGATGAGCCCAAACCACAACTGGAGCAGCTGACAGATGCATTCTGGAACTATGTTGCCCAGGCAACTCGTACGGCAGAGGACACAATTCAGATGATCAGGAAATCTCAGCTGGGAGAGGAAGTGAG CACTAGGTTGACAGAGAGTGCCGATGTGGCCAGCCAGTATGCCGTCACCCTCCAGAAACAGATGACCCCTCTGGCTCAGGAGCTCATGACCAAGATCACCCAGGAGGCTGAGGTTCTGAGAGAGCGTCTGGAGCAGGACCTGACCACCGTCAAGGGGAAACTGGAGCCTTACACGGAGGACATGAGGGCCCAGGTTCTGCAGAGGGTTGAGGAGCTCAAGGCTGCCGTGGCTCCCTATGCCCAGTCCGAGTCCCTGAAGACCACCCTGCTCCAGAAGAGTGAGGAGCTGAAGGGGAGTCTGGAGCAGAGTGTGAAGGAGCTGCAGTCCCAGCTGGGCCCCTACACCGAGGAGCTCAGGCAGAAGGTGGACCAGCACCTGCAGGACTTCCAGACCAACGTGGCCCCCTTGGCTGCCGACCTCCAGACCCAGCTGGCCCAGAGAGCCCAGATGGTTCAGCAGAACCTGGCACCCTACGCGGAAGACCTGAAAGGCAAGCTGGACCCCTACGCCCAGAACCTCAGGGCTCAGCTCACCTCCCTCTATGAGTCCTTCACTAAATCCAGCTAA